In Populus nigra chromosome 10, ddPopNigr1.1, whole genome shotgun sequence, the following proteins share a genomic window:
- the LOC133704376 gene encoding probable serine/threonine-protein kinase PBL7 isoform X2 has translation MGCFSCAGKSSKNDSKKKPDDQIPSSSDKTKSNGAPDVKEASKDGGSEHIAAHTFTFRELANATKNFRADCLLGEGGFGRVYKGRLESTNQVVAIKQLDRNGLQGNREFLVEVLMLSLLHHPNLVNLIGYCADGDQRLLVYEYMPLGSLEDHLYDLPPDKKRLDWNTRMKIAAGAAKGLEHLHDKANPPVIYRDLKCSNILLGEGYHPKLSDFGLAKLGPVGDKTHVSTRVMGTYGYCAPEYAMTGQLTLKSDVYSFGVVLLEIITGRKAIDNSRAAGEHNLVAWARPLFKDRRKFAQMADPLLHGQYPARGLYQALAVAAMCVQEQPNMRPLIADVVTALSYLALQKYDPETHPVQGSRTGPSTPRTRREQ, from the exons ATGGGTTGCTTTTCCTGCGCCGGAAAGTCCAGCAAAAATGACAGTAAGAAGAAGCCTGATGATCAGATCCCATCATCTTCAG ATAAAACTAAGTCAAATGGTGCACCAGATGTCAAGGAGGCTTCCAAGGATGGAGGCTCTGAACACATTGCAGCACATACATTCACATTTCGCGAACTGGCAAATGCAACAAAGAACTTCAGGGCGGATTGTCTTTTGGGTGAAGGAGGTTTTGGCAGAGTATATAAAGGGAGATTGGAGAGTACCAATCAG GTTGTAGCTATCAAGCAACTTGATCGTAACGGGCTGCAAGGGAATAGAGAATTCCTTGTTGAAGTATTGATGTTGAGCCTACTCCACCATCCAAATCTTGTTAACTTGATTGGCTATTGTGCCGATGGAGATCAAAGACTTTTGGTTTATGAATACATGCCATTAGGATCTCTGGAAGACCATCTATATG ACCTGCCACCTGATAAAAAACGACTTGACTGGAATACAAGAATGAAAATAGCTGCTGGTGCTGCGAAAGGCTTGGAGCATTTGCATGATAAAGCTAACCCCCCTGTTATATACCGTGATTTGAAATGCTCAAACATTTTACTCGGCGAAGGTTATCATCCCAAACTATCTGATTTTGGCTTGGCGAAATTGGGTCCTGTTGGAGACAAGACCCATGTATCCACAAGAGTGATGGGAACCTATGGATATTGTGCACCTGAATATGCAATGACAGGACAGCTTACTCTgaaatcagatgtttatagcTTTGGGGTTGTTCTCCTTGAGATTATCACGGGAAGGAAAGCTATCGATAATTCAAGAGCTGCTGGGGAGCATAACCTGGTTGCATGG GCACGGCCCTTGTTTAAAGATCGAAGGAAATTTGCACAGATGGCTGACCCCTTACTCCATGGCCAGTATCCAGCGAGGGGCTTGTATCAAGCTCTTGCTGTAGCTGCAATGTGTGTTCAAGAACAGCCTAACATGCGACCCCTTATAGCTGATGTAGTCACAGCACTTTCTTATCTTGCTTTGCAGAAATATGATCCAGAGACCCACCCAGTCCAGGGCTCTCGCACAGGCCCTTCTACTCCCAGAACTAGAAGAGAACAATGA
- the LOC133704376 gene encoding probable serine/threonine-protein kinase PBL7 isoform X3, producing MGCFSCAGKSSKNDSKKKPDDQIPSSSDVKEASKDGGSEHIAAHTFTFRELANATKNFRADCLLGEGGFGRVYKGRLESTNQVVAIKQLDRNGLQGNREFLVEVLMLSLLHHPNLVNLIGYCADGDQRLLVYEYMPLGSLEDHLYDLPPDKKRLDWNTRMKIAAGAAKGLEHLHDKANPPVIYRDLKCSNILLGEGYHPKLSDFGLAKLGPVGDKTHVSTRVMGTYGYCAPEYAMTGQLTLKSDVYSFGVVLLEIITGRKAIDNSRAAGEHNLVAWARPLFKDRRKFAQMADPLLHGQYPARGLYQALAVAAMCVQEQPNMRPLIADVVTALSYLALQKYDPETHPVQGSRTGPSTPRTRREQ from the exons ATGGGTTGCTTTTCCTGCGCCGGAAAGTCCAGCAAAAATGACAGTAAGAAGAAGCCTGATGATCAGATCCCATCATCTTCAG ATGTCAAGGAGGCTTCCAAGGATGGAGGCTCTGAACACATTGCAGCACATACATTCACATTTCGCGAACTGGCAAATGCAACAAAGAACTTCAGGGCGGATTGTCTTTTGGGTGAAGGAGGTTTTGGCAGAGTATATAAAGGGAGATTGGAGAGTACCAATCAG GTTGTAGCTATCAAGCAACTTGATCGTAACGGGCTGCAAGGGAATAGAGAATTCCTTGTTGAAGTATTGATGTTGAGCCTACTCCACCATCCAAATCTTGTTAACTTGATTGGCTATTGTGCCGATGGAGATCAAAGACTTTTGGTTTATGAATACATGCCATTAGGATCTCTGGAAGACCATCTATATG ACCTGCCACCTGATAAAAAACGACTTGACTGGAATACAAGAATGAAAATAGCTGCTGGTGCTGCGAAAGGCTTGGAGCATTTGCATGATAAAGCTAACCCCCCTGTTATATACCGTGATTTGAAATGCTCAAACATTTTACTCGGCGAAGGTTATCATCCCAAACTATCTGATTTTGGCTTGGCGAAATTGGGTCCTGTTGGAGACAAGACCCATGTATCCACAAGAGTGATGGGAACCTATGGATATTGTGCACCTGAATATGCAATGACAGGACAGCTTACTCTgaaatcagatgtttatagcTTTGGGGTTGTTCTCCTTGAGATTATCACGGGAAGGAAAGCTATCGATAATTCAAGAGCTGCTGGGGAGCATAACCTGGTTGCATGG GCACGGCCCTTGTTTAAAGATCGAAGGAAATTTGCACAGATGGCTGACCCCTTACTCCATGGCCAGTATCCAGCGAGGGGCTTGTATCAAGCTCTTGCTGTAGCTGCAATGTGTGTTCAAGAACAGCCTAACATGCGACCCCTTATAGCTGATGTAGTCACAGCACTTTCTTATCTTGCTTTGCAGAAATATGATCCAGAGACCCACCCAGTCCAGGGCTCTCGCACAGGCCCTTCTACTCCCAGAACTAGAAGAGAACAATGA
- the LOC133704376 gene encoding probable serine/threonine-protein kinase PBL7 isoform X1, protein MGCFSCAGKSSKNDSKKKPDDQIPSSSDGVNFISDKTKSNGAPDVKEASKDGGSEHIAAHTFTFRELANATKNFRADCLLGEGGFGRVYKGRLESTNQVVAIKQLDRNGLQGNREFLVEVLMLSLLHHPNLVNLIGYCADGDQRLLVYEYMPLGSLEDHLYDLPPDKKRLDWNTRMKIAAGAAKGLEHLHDKANPPVIYRDLKCSNILLGEGYHPKLSDFGLAKLGPVGDKTHVSTRVMGTYGYCAPEYAMTGQLTLKSDVYSFGVVLLEIITGRKAIDNSRAAGEHNLVAWARPLFKDRRKFAQMADPLLHGQYPARGLYQALAVAAMCVQEQPNMRPLIADVVTALSYLALQKYDPETHPVQGSRTGPSTPRTRREQ, encoded by the exons ATGGGTTGCTTTTCCTGCGCCGGAAAGTCCAGCAAAAATGACAGTAAGAAGAAGCCTGATGATCAGATCCCATCATCTTCAG ATGGTGTTAATTTCATTTCAGATAAAACTAAGTCAAATGGTGCACCAGATGTCAAGGAGGCTTCCAAGGATGGAGGCTCTGAACACATTGCAGCACATACATTCACATTTCGCGAACTGGCAAATGCAACAAAGAACTTCAGGGCGGATTGTCTTTTGGGTGAAGGAGGTTTTGGCAGAGTATATAAAGGGAGATTGGAGAGTACCAATCAG GTTGTAGCTATCAAGCAACTTGATCGTAACGGGCTGCAAGGGAATAGAGAATTCCTTGTTGAAGTATTGATGTTGAGCCTACTCCACCATCCAAATCTTGTTAACTTGATTGGCTATTGTGCCGATGGAGATCAAAGACTTTTGGTTTATGAATACATGCCATTAGGATCTCTGGAAGACCATCTATATG ACCTGCCACCTGATAAAAAACGACTTGACTGGAATACAAGAATGAAAATAGCTGCTGGTGCTGCGAAAGGCTTGGAGCATTTGCATGATAAAGCTAACCCCCCTGTTATATACCGTGATTTGAAATGCTCAAACATTTTACTCGGCGAAGGTTATCATCCCAAACTATCTGATTTTGGCTTGGCGAAATTGGGTCCTGTTGGAGACAAGACCCATGTATCCACAAGAGTGATGGGAACCTATGGATATTGTGCACCTGAATATGCAATGACAGGACAGCTTACTCTgaaatcagatgtttatagcTTTGGGGTTGTTCTCCTTGAGATTATCACGGGAAGGAAAGCTATCGATAATTCAAGAGCTGCTGGGGAGCATAACCTGGTTGCATGG GCACGGCCCTTGTTTAAAGATCGAAGGAAATTTGCACAGATGGCTGACCCCTTACTCCATGGCCAGTATCCAGCGAGGGGCTTGTATCAAGCTCTTGCTGTAGCTGCAATGTGTGTTCAAGAACAGCCTAACATGCGACCCCTTATAGCTGATGTAGTCACAGCACTTTCTTATCTTGCTTTGCAGAAATATGATCCAGAGACCCACCCAGTCCAGGGCTCTCGCACAGGCCCTTCTACTCCCAGAACTAGAAGAGAACAATGA
- the LOC133704796 gene encoding elongator complex protein 6 has translation MENRALNLLDEALGLDYQTDPWPLRGKVVLIEDCVETSGCFVLHQLLKRTLSSQSPNNTVIFVAFSHPLSHYDRILRKLGCNLVAQRENGRFFFFDMLKLLCPDEKEGKTGKGGFTALYWKIQNTICALPENNKNHATIMIDDMSLMEVAAHGSSDHVLDFMHYCHTLTSELGCSLITLNHEDIYTSMERPTFMLQTKYLVDVLIKAEPLATGLAADVHGQLTVLNRDFCNVKGGSSKNKISNFHFKVKENSVEYFYPGTRT, from the exons ATGGAGAATCGAGCTCTAAATCTCCTAGACGAAGCCCTGGGCCTCGACTACCAGACTGACCCATGGCCTCTTCGTGGAAAAGTGGTTTTAATCGAGGACTGCGTAGAGACCAGCGGCTGCTTCGTGCTTCATCAACTCCTAAAGCGCACTCTCTCTTCCCAATCTCCAAACAATACAGTCATCTTCGTCGCTTTCTCTCACCCCTTATCCCACTACGATCGCATTCTACGCAAACTG GGTTGCAATTTGGTAGCACAAAGGGAAAATGGcagattctttttctttgatatgcTTAAGCTACTGTGTCCAG ATGAGAAGGAAGGGAAAACTGGCAAAGGTGGATTTACTGCATTATACTGGAAAATACAGAATACAATATGTGCCTTGCCTGAAAACAACAAGAACCATGCTACCATAATGATAGATGACATGTCTCTTATGGAGGTGGCTGCCCATGGCTCTTCAGATCATGTCTTAGACTTCATGCATTATTGTCACACCTTAACGTCAGAACTT GGTTGCTCCTTAATAACACTTAATCATGAGGATATATATACAAGCATGGAGAGGCCTACATTTATGTTGCAGACTAAATACCTTGTGGATGTTTTGATAAAGGCAGAACCTTTAGCGACTGGGTTGGCAGCTGATGTACATGGGCAG TTGACAGTTTTGAACAGGGATTTTTGCAATGTGAAGGGGGGGAGCTCAAAGAACAAGATAAGCAATTTCCACTTCAAGGTCAAGGAAAATAGCGTTGAATACTTCTATCCTGGCACTCGAACTTGA
- the LOC133704946 gene encoding two-component response regulator-like PRR73, with protein sequence MNKNASIDQRVAEQNHIVEDEQKEIRDGIMGEGQELSEEDESQINEDGKDMNDKGMELLQVQNDAQAVIQSHQQQSQGPLVIWERFLPLRSLKVLLVENDDSTRHVVSALLRNCGYEVTAVSNGLQAWKVLQDLTNHIDLVLTEVAMPCLSGIGLLSKIMSHKTCRNIPVIMMSSHDSMNVVFKCLSKGAVDFLVKPIRKNELKILWQHVWRKCHSASGSGSESAVRTQKSTKSNGADESDNDTGSNDDDGIGSVGLNGRDGSDNGSGTQSSWTKMAVEVDSPKPMSPWDQDHLSDPPDSTCAQVIHSRPEACDNSWVPLATMKKCGEQDDELDNIVMGKDLEIGVPRIPNLQLKDLIKKVPTNMADNDGEKFPEIKSKHDGGHLEKRQQELNSEKRNTELRNQGNDLKGGITNSANPRMDSLVLDIPNGVSSNQKNEVTYETKEVPSFELSLKRLRDIGDAGASSHDRNVLRHSDLSAFSRYNSASTTDQAPTGNVGSCSPLDNSSEAAKTESMQNLQSNSNSTPPNQRSNGSSHNNDMGSTNNITFAKPSVISDKPTLKSTVKCHYPSAFQPVQNDHTALPQPVIQGKGDAPIANTTLVKSRGVNQQGQVQHHNHCVHNMPQQQQLTNHDDLSLNMTAAAPQCGSSNMLSTPTQGNGGNYSLNGSDHGSNCQNGSSIALSGAVEKGGTPGPGDESGSRSGVGRNRFALREAALSKFRQKRKERCFEKKVRYQSRKKLAEQRPRIRGQFVRQVGPEHKDEDARS encoded by the exons atgaataaaaatgcTTCCATTGACCAACGGGTCGCAGAACAAAATCATATTGTAGAAGATGAGCAGAAGGAAATAAGGGATGGGATCATGGGCGAGGGCCAGGAGCTATCAGAGGAAGATGAGTCCCAGATTAATGAGGATGGAAAAGATATGAATGATAAAGGCATGGAACTGCTTCAGGTCCAGAACGATGCCCAGGCTGTAATTCAGAGTCATCAGCAACAGTCTCAAGGGCCTTTGGTTATTTGGGAGAGGTTCCTGCCTCTTCGGTCTCTTAAGGTTCTGCTTGTGGAAAATGATGATTCAACTCGCCATGTTGTCAGTGCGTTGCTTAGAAATTGTGGCTATGAAG ttactGCTGTATCAAATGGTCTACAAGCTTGGAAGGTTTTACAAGATCTGACAAATCACATTGATCTTGTTTTAACTGAGGTGGCCATGCCTTGTTTATCAGGCATTGGCCTTTTAAGCAAGATTATGAGCCACAAAACTTGCCGGAATATTCCTGTTATTA TGATGTCGTCTCATGATTCCATGAATGTAGTCTTTAAGTGTTTGTCAAAGGGTGCAGTTGACTTTTTGGTGAAGCCTATTCGAAAAAATGAGCTTAAAATCCTCTGGCAACATGTTTGGAGGAAGTGCCATAGT GCTAGTGGTAGTGGGAGTGAAAGTGCTGTGCGGACTCAAAAATCCACAAAGTCAAATGGTGCTGATGAGTCAGATAACGATACCGGCAGCAATGATGATGATGGCATTGGAAGCGTTGGTTTGAATGGAAGGGATGGAAGTGACAATGGAAGTGGTAcccag AGTTCCTGGACAAAGATGGCTGTCGAAGTTGACAGTCCCAAACCAATGTCACCTTGGGACCAGGACCATTTATCTGATCCGCCTGATAGTACATGCGCCCAGGTTATTCACTCAAGGCCTGAGGCATGTGACAACAGCTGGGTGCCCCTGGCTACAATGAAGAAGTGCGGAGAGCAGGATGATGAACTTG ATAATATTGTTATGGGCAAGGACTTGGAGATAGGAGTACCTAGAATTCCAAATTTGCAGCTTAAAGATCTGATAAAAAAGGTACCAACCAACATGGCAGATAATGATGGAGAGAAATTTcctgaaataaaatcaaagcacGATGGTGGGCATTTAGAGAAAAGACAACAGGAGCTCAACAGTGAGAAACGCAATACAGAATTAAGAAACCAAGGCAATGATCTTAAGGGTGGCATCACAAACAGTGCTAATCCTCGGATGGATAGTTTAGTCTTAGACATCCCAAACGGTGTCTCCTCTAACCAAAAAAATGAGGTCACCTATGAGACCAAGGAGGTGCCTTCTTTTGAGCTGAGTTTGAAAAGGCTGAGAGATATTGGAGACGCCGGGGCCAGTTCCCATGACCGAAATGTGTTGAGGCATTCAGACCTTTCAGCATTCTCAAG GTATAATTCTGCTTCAACTACTGATCAGGCTCCAACAGGGAATGTAGGCAGCTGTTCTCCACTTGACAATAGTTCAGAGGCAGCAAAAACAGAATCAATGCAAAATCTTCAATCTAACTCAAATAGCACACCTCCTAATCAGCGTTCCAATGGAAGTAGTCACAACAATGACATGGGCTCTACAAATAATATTACTTTCGCCAAACCTTCTGTAATCAGTGACAAGCCAACTCTCAAATCTACAGTTAAATGTCACTATCCTTCTGCCTTCCAGCCAGTGCAGAATGACCATACAGCTCTTCCTCAGCCTGTTATACAGGGTAAGGGTGATGCTCCTATTGCTAACACAACTCTGGTTAAATCAAGAGGTGTGAACCAGCAAGGTCAAGTGCAGCACCATAATCATTGTGTGCATAACATGccccagcagcagcagctcacCAACCATGATGACCTGTCTTTGAATATGACAGCTGCAGCTCCCCAATGTGGGTCATCTAACATGTTGAGCACACCCACGCAAGGAAATGGTGGTAATTACAGTTTGAATGGAAGTGACCATGGGAGCAATTGCCAGAATGGAAGCAGCATCGCTTTGAGTGGAGCTGTTGAGAAAGGTGGAACTCCTGGACCTGGTGACGAAAGTGGGAGCAGGAGTGGAGTTGGTCGAAATCGCTTTGCACTGAGAGAGGCTGCATTGAGCAAATTCCGCCAGAAGAGGAAAGAGAGATGCTTTGAGAAGAAG GTTCGATACCAGAGTAGGAAGAAGCTGGCAGAACAAAGACCCCGGATTCGAGGACAATTTGTGCGACAAGTGGGACCTGAACATAAAGATGAGGATGCACGTAGCTAA